In Bombina bombina isolate aBomBom1 chromosome 6, aBomBom1.pri, whole genome shotgun sequence, a single genomic region encodes these proteins:
- the LOC128662849 gene encoding tigger transposable element-derived protein 1-like translates to MPQKKTTLTSENVPKKERRSITLQKKMEVIRRMEGGETRANVCRNMKLPPSTVTTIIKNADKIKESVKHSTPVSAAQTRYTRCKLLEKMEKLLSLWVDDLNTKNIPMTQAVITDKAKSIFEELKKKEGGDENFLGSKGWFMRFKSRNKFRSVKLTGEATSADAEAAAAFPAKFQAIVQEGNYPPDLIFNVDETGLYWKKLPPRTFISREEQSAPGFKPARDRLTLLLGANVSGTLKLKPMLVYHSQTPRALKGLNKAMLPVYWRWNKRAWVTQEIFLDWYTNYFCPTVHRFCQKNKLPSKAILLLDNAPCHPENLNAVKTPLDVNVVYMPPNITSDLQPMDEGIIATFKAYYLRQTFTEMVRVLDRSDTTIKDYWHSFNILKGINNINAAWEEVTVNCLNGVWRKLLPECIHNLTSVEPLENIVEDVSRLAQEAGLSEVTTDDVTELLDSHEQQLSNEDLEELAEELIQQNEEEKDEVEEVPLKSMKTNDLQRILSAMETLTDELCEIDHDWQRSAIVKMNVMSSLVPYSDILQERKSQSQPSILHAFI, encoded by the coding sequence ATGCCGCAAAAGAAAACCACTTTGACAAGTGAAAATGTCCCTAAAAAGGAGCGAAGATCTATCACATTGCAGAAAAAAATGGAGGTTATTCGCAGAATGGAAGGTGGTGAAACGCGTGCTAATGTGTGTAGAAATATGAAACTACCTCCATCCACTGTGACTACcataataaaaaatgcagataaaaTAAAAGAGTCAGTAAAACATTCTACACCAGTAAGTGCAGCACAAACAAGATACACCAGATGTAAACTTTTAGAAAAAATGGAGAAGTTATTGTCACTGTGGGTAGATGACTTAAATACAAAAAACATTCCAATGACTCAAGCTGTTATTACTGACAAGGCAAAGTCAATTTTTGAAGAGCTTAAGAAAAAAGAAGGTGGAGATGAGAATTTTTTGGGTAGTAAGGGATGGTTCATGCGATTTAAAAGTCGGAACAAGTTCCGCAGTGTAAAACTTACTGGGGAGGCAACAAGTGCAGATGCTGAGGCTGCTGCAGCATTTCCTGCAAAGTTTCAAGCCATTGTACAGGAAGGTAATTATCCTCCTGATCTAATTTTTAATGTTGATGAGACTGGGCTTTATTGGAAGAAATTGCCACCAAGAACGTTCATCTCCCGTGAAGAGCAGTCTGCACCAGGTTTCAAGCCTGCAAGAGATAGGCTAACACTTCTGCTAGGAGCAAATGTCTCTGGTACTTTAAAATTAAAACCAATGTTGGTGTACCATTCCCAGACACCCCGTGCTCTCAAGGGCCTAAACAAAGCCATGTTGCCAGTCTACTGGAGGTGGAACAAGAGGGCTTGGGTTACACAAGAAATCTTTTTGGATTGGTACACAAATTATTTTTGCCCCACTGTGCATCGTTTTTGTCAAAAAAATAAGTTACCATCCAAAGCTATTCTTCTCTTAGATAATGCCCCATGCCATCCTGAAAATTTGAATGCAGTTAAAACACCTCTGGATGTCAATGTTGTTTACATGCCACCAAACATCACATCAGATTTGCAACCTATGGACGAAGGTATTATAGCAACATTCAAAGCTTATTACCTCCGCCAAACCTTCACAGAAATGGTGAGAGTTTTGGACAGATCAGATACAACTATCAAAGATTACTGGCATTCATTCAACATTTTGAAGGGCATTAATAACATTAATGCAGCTTGGGAGGAAGTCACAGTGAACTGTTTAAATGGAGTGTGGCGCAAACTTTTACCAGAATGTATACACAACTTAACAAGCGTAGAGCCATTGGAAAACATTGTTGAAGATGTTAGTAGGCTGGCACAAGAAGCTGGGCTGAGTGAAGTTACAACTGATGATGTAACAGAGCTATTGGATAGCCATGAACAGCAGCTTTCCAATGAAGACTTGGAAGAACTGGCCGAAGAACTAATCCAGCAGAATGAGGAGGAAAAAGATGAGGTGGAAGAGGTTCCCCTAAAATCTATGAAAACAAATGACCTACAGCGTATCCTTTCAGCCATGGAAACCCTCACTGATGAGCTCTGTGAAATTGATCACGACTGGCAGCGAAGTGCTATAGTGAAAATGAATGTAATGTCATCTCTTGTCCCTTACTCTGACATTCTCCAAGAAAGAAAAAGTCAATCTCAGCCATCAATACTGCATGCTttcatttaa